In the Ipomoea triloba cultivar NCNSP0323 chromosome 6, ASM357664v1 genome, one interval contains:
- the LOC116023802 gene encoding subtilisin-like protease SBT5.4: MLIAKVSSFLLLFLVVLCVLQSPALADKKSYIVYLGEHSHGPDVTSADLRRVTDSHYEFLGSFLGSVDKAKDAMIYSYKRHINGFAALLEEHEAAEITKHPEVLSLFLDKSRKLHTTHSWEFMNLEKSGGEVPSNSIWNKARFGRDVIIANLDTGVWPESQSFNDNGFGPVPKKWKGLCQNETSPTGVRCNRKLIGAKYFNKGYLSSDEGNNLSPHMHTPRDYEGHGTHTLSTLGGSFVPGASISGAGNGTAKGGSPGARVAAYKICWPTTKDGGCYDSDVMKAIDAAIHDGVDVISMSLGGDPADYFNDGIAIGAFHAVRKGIAVVCSAGNSGPYPGTVTNVAPWIITVGASTLDREFQSNVKLQNGQCIKGTSMSPALPDQKMYPLINSADAKASNASAQNATLCMAGAIDPKKVKGKILVCQRGISARVEKGHVAATAGAAGMILCNDEASANEIIADAHVLPATQITYNDGLKLYKYLENSTEPQGYITPPKAVLQTKPAPVMAAFSSRGPNKVTPEILKPDVTAPGVNIIAAYSQGTSPTGLPFDHRTFPFNVDSGTSMSCPHVSGIVGLLRILHPHWSPAALRSALITTAGTKDNTGNTIRDANDKAATPFAYGAGHVRPNRAADPGLVYDLSITDHLNFLCASGYNDSSIKTFSGGKHHYKCPENIDLLSFNYPSITVPNLSGPVTVIRTVKNVGKPATYVAVLRQPQGISVSVEPKVLDFEKIGEEKRFKVTFEAKEDVEGYVFGELIWSDGRHHVTSPIAVAVSS, from the exons ATGTTAATCGCCAAGGTTTCAAGTTTTTTGCTGCTCTTCTTGGTTGTTTTGTGTGTCTTACAATCACCTGCTTTAGCAGACAAAAAG TCATACATAGTGTACTTGGGAGAACACTCGCATGGTCCGGACGTAACTTCTGCAGATCTTCGTCGAGTCACTGATTCTCATTATGAGTTTCTTGGCTCATTCTTGGGAag TGTGGACAAGGCTAAGGATGCCATGATCTACTCGTACAAAAGACACATCAACGGCTTCGCAGCCCTCCTCGAAGAGCATGAAGCCGCAGAGATCACAA AGCATCCGGAGGTGTTGTCACTTTTCTTGGATAAAAGTAGAAAGCTTCACACTACTCATTCATGGGAGTTTATGAATTTGGAGAAGAGTGGTGGTGAGGTTCCTTCAAATTCTATTTGGAACAAGGCTCGGTTTGGCAGAGATGTTATTATTGCAAATCTTGATACAG GTGTTTGGCCTGAGTCCCAGAGCTTCAATGACAATGGTTTTGGTCCTGTTCCTAAAAAGTGGAAAGGTTTATGTCAAAACGAAACTAGTCCTACCGGGGTACGCTGTAATAG GAAGTTGATTGGAGCAAAGTACTTTAACAAAGGCTATCTCTCAAGTGATGAAGGCAATAACCTCAGCCCCCACATGCATACCCCCCGAGACTACGAGGGCCATGGGACCCACACCCTCTCCACGCTGGGCGGGAGCTTTGTGCCCGGAGCGAGTATATCCGGCGCCGGAAACGGCACCGCGAAAGGCGGCTCTCCGGGCGCTCGGGTGGCGGCGTACAAAATATGTTGGCCCACCACAAAGGACGGCGGCTGTTACGACTCCGATGTTATGAAAGCCATCGACGCCGCCATCCACGACGGCGTGGACGTCATCTCGATGTCGCTCGGCGGCGATCCGGCGGACTACTTCAACGACGGCATTGCAATTGGCGCGTTCCACGCCGTGAGGAAAGGCATCGCCGTCGTCTGCTCCGCCGGAAATAGTGGACCCTATCCCGGGACGGTGACGAATGTGGCGCCGTGGATTATTACCGTCGGTGCTAGCACCCTCGACCGTGAGTTCCAATCCAATGTTAAACTTCAAAATGGCCAATGCATCAAG GGAACAAGCATGTCACCAGCACTGCCGGACCAAAAAATGTACCCACTCATCAATTCTGCAGACGCTAAAGCTTCAAATGCATCTGCACAAAACGC GACACTATGCATGGCCGGAGCCATTGATCCGAAGAAGGTGAAGGGGAAGATATTGGTGTGTCAACGAGGAATAAGCGCCCGTGTCGAGAAAGGGCATGTGGCCGCCACGGCTGGCGCTGCCGGAATGATCCTCTGCAACGACGAGGCTAGCGCCAACGAAATCATTGCCGATGCTCACGTCCTGCCTGCCACGCAAATCACTTACAACGACGGCCTTAAACTCTACAAGTATCTTGAGAATTCTAC GGAGCCGCAAGGGTATATTACGCCTCCTAAGGCAGTGTTGCAGACCAAGCCAGCACCTGTCATGGCTGCTTTCTCATCAAGAGGTCCAAATAAAGTTACCCCAGAGATTCTCAAG CCTGATGTGACTGCACCGGGAGTGAATATTATAGCTGCATATTCTCAAGGAACAAGCCCCACCGGTCTCCCATTCGACCACCGGACCTTCCCTTTCAATGTCGATTCCGGCACCTCCATGTCTTGCCCTCATGTCAGCGGCATCGTCGGCCTCCTCCGCATCCTCCACCCTCACTGGAGCCCCGCCGCCCTTCGCTCCGCTCTCATCACTACAG CGGGAACGAAAGACAACACGGGCAACACAATTAGGGACGCCAACGACAAGGCAGCAACGCCATTCGCCTACGGGGCAGGCCACGTGCGGCCGAACCGGGCCGCGGATCCCGGGCTGGTCTACGACCTGAGCATAACCGACCACCTCAACTTCCTCTGCGCCAGCGGCTACAACGATTCCAGCATCAAGACATTTTCAGGGGGGAAACATCACTACAAATGTCCCGAAAACATCGATCTCTTGAGCTTCAATTACCCCTCCATCACCGTCCCGAATCTCTCCGGCCCTGTTACCGTCATCCGGACCGTCAAGAACGTCGGAAAACCAGCAACCTACGTGGCTGTCCTCCGTCAACCTCAGGGGATTTCCGTGTCTGTAGAACCTAAGGTCCTGGATTTCGAGAAAATAGGTGAAGAGAAGCGGTTTAAGGTTACTTTCGAGGCTAAAGAGGATGTTGAAGGGTATGTTTTTGGGGAGTTGATTTGGTCTGATGGAAGGCACCACGTTACAAGTCCTATAGCTGTTGCTGTTTCTTCATAA
- the LOC116021903 gene encoding DNA-directed RNA polymerases IV and V subunit 4-like, with protein sequence MSEMGGKSSLKSPASSNGKDDSSVSNKGRKVQFDSDSLDGNLSKSNGKASGSVGKGGKGGKGSSGKGQTSKAPLPLELRVEQEISENTKCLMDCEAAEILQGIHDQMTILSEDPAIKLPTSFDKGLTYAMRHKLYENYETVKQVLKPLKEHGVADSEMCMIGNFHPESTDEVFALVPSLKGKKNKLQEPLKNVLEELAKLKSSS encoded by the exons ATGTCAGAAATGGGTGGAAAATCTTCTCTCAAATCTCCTG CATCCTCGAATGGAAAGGATGACAGCTCCGTGTCAAATAAAGGGAGGAAGGTTCAGTTTGATTCTG ATTCACTGGATGGTAATTTATCAAAATCCAATGGGAAAGCTAGTGGATCAGTTGGCAAAG GTGGAAAAGGAGGCAAGGGAAGCAGTGGCAAAGGTCAAACTTCAAAAGCACCTCTTCCCTTGGAGCTCAGAGTTGAGCAAG AAATTTCAGAGAATACCAAGTGCCTGATGGATTGTGAAGCTGCTGAAATCTTGCAAGGCATCCATGACCAAATGACTATACTGTCTGAAGATCCAGCAATAAAACTTCCTAC GTCATTTGACAAGGGATTGACGTATGCCATGAGGCATAAACTTTATGAGAACTATGAGACGGTCAAACAAGTTCTTAA GCCATTGAAGGAGCATGGTGTTGCTGATAGTGAG ATGTGCATGATTGGCAACTTTCACCCCGAATCTACTGACGAAGTCTTTGCACTTGTCCCATCTTTGAAG GGCAAGAAAAATAAGCTACAAGAGCCTCTAAAAAATGTCTTGGAGGAATTGGCAAAGCTTAAGAGCTCTTCATAA
- the LOC116023329 gene encoding BTB/POZ domain-containing protein At5g47800-like: MKFMKIGTRPDAFYTEDGTRTVISDVPGDLTITINSITYLIHKFPLLPKCGLLQRLCSSAEDSGNIALELHDIPGGEEAFELCAKFCYGITINVSAHNFVPAFCAAKFLRMTEAFERGNLVVKLEAFFASCILEGWKDSILVLQTTQKLAEWAENVGIIRRCIDSIVEKILTPPLKVKWSYTCSRPGYEKSVPKDWWTEDLSVLEIELFRCIITAVRSTNVLPPQLIGEALHVYATRWLPDVTKRLPLVAPGAGQFSLDRKRSILETIVSMIPSDGGSVLVGFLLRLISAANYLGASMVTKAQLIRRSGTQLPEARLNDLLLPSQAGSTCDESCCAFDVELIGIVLESFLRQWRRQAPGEGENHSLRSIRKVGKLIDTYLQVVARDPKMPVEEMVSLASAVPDIARPVHDELYQAINTYLKIHPDLSKSGKKQLCRILDCQKLSPQVCMHAVKNERLPLRTVVQLLYFEQERGTTSTAASQLALSPTIQRTPTLKDYGLIRRLNLQDSDNEHPHKADNNRRRRGPVGEEESNSSRSRGVSRIIMESRKKGREIVEEGTKPHPPTQRTVVHKHI, from the exons atgaAGTTTATGAAAATTGGGACAAGACCAGATGCCTTTTACACTGAAGATGGTACTAG GACAGTGATTTCGGATGTGCCGGGTGATCTTACAATCACTATCAACAGCATCACCTATCTTATTCACAAG TTTCCGCTTCTGCCAAAGTGTGGCCTCTTACAGCGGCTCTGCTCCAGTGCTGAGGATTCTGGGAATATCGCGCTCGAATTGCACGATATTCCGGGGGGAGAAGAGGCGTTCGAGCTGTGTGCCAAGTTCTGCTATGGCATAACCATCAATGTGAGTGCTCATAATTTTGTGCCTGCCTTCTGTGCAGCCAAATTCCTGAGAATGACTGAGGCATTTGAGAGGGGAAATTTGGTTGTGAAACTCGAGGCGTTCTTCGCTAGCTGCATTCTCGAAGGGTGGAAGGACTCGATTCTGGTGCTCCAAACGACTCAGAAGTTGGCCGAGTGGGCAGAAAATGTTGGCATAATCAGAAGATGCATAGACTCCATTGTTGAGAAAATCTTGACACCTCCACTTAAGGTTAAGTGGTCATACACTTGCAGCAGACCAGGATATGAGAAATCAGTCCCTAAAGACTGGTGGACAGAGGACTTATCTGTGCTCGAGATCGAGCTCTTCAGGTGTATAATCACCGCGGTTAGGTCAACAAACGTGTTGCCACCGCAGCTTATAGGCGAGGCGTTACACGTCTATGCAACCCGGTGGCTACCAGACGTGACAAAGCGTCTGCCATTAGTAGCCCCCGGGGCAGGGCAATTTTCTCTGGACAGAAAACGCAGCATTCTCGAAACCATTGTGAGCATGATCCCGAGTGATGGGGGATCAGTTCTGGTCGGATTCCTACTGAGGCTCATTAGTGCTGCAAACTATTTAGGCGCATCTATGGTGACGAAAGCCCAGCTCATAAGGCGATCGGGCACACAACTCCCCGAGGCCAGGCTAAATGACCTGTTGCTGCCATCGCAAGCGGGCAGCACTTGTGATGAAAGTTGTTGTGCTTTCGATGTCGAGTTGATTGGCATAGTCTTGGAGAGCTTCTTGAGGCAGTGGAGAAGGCAGGCCCCGGGCGAAGGCGAAAACCATTCGTTGAGATCAATCAGGAAGGTAGGGAAGCTAATTGACACTTATCTTCAGGTAGTTGCCAGGGATCCTAAAATGCCAGTGGAAGAAATGGTGTCTCTGGCTTCAGCTGTTCCAGATATTGCCAGGCCTGTTCATGATGAACTTTATCAGGCTATCAACACCTATCTCAAG ATCCATCCTGATCTAAGCAAATCTGGGAAGAAGCAACTCTGCCGCATTCTGGACTGCCAGAAGCTATCTCCTCAGGTATGCATGCACGCTGTCAAGAACGAACGCCTCCCATTGAGGACGGTGGTCCAGCTCCTCTATTTTGAGCAGGAAAGAGGCACCACAAGCACAGCCGCCAGTCAACTCGCATTATCGCCCACCATTCAACGCACGCCAACTCTCAAGGATTATGGCCTCATCAGACGATTGAACCTCCAGGACTCCGATAATGAACACCCGCACAAGGCGGATAATAACCGGCGAAGAAGAGGTCCAGTTGGTGAAGAAGAATCAAACAGCAGCAGATCAAGAGGAGtttcaagaataataatggAGTCTAGGAAGAAGGGAAGGGAAATTGTTGAAGAGGGGACTAAGCCTCATCCTCCTACTCAAAGAACAGTAGTGCATAaacatatatag